The window CACTTGCCAGGGCTTTGTCAGCACTCAACTTACCCTTCTCAAAAGCCTTTATCATATTGCGCACCTTGAAGGCGTCACCAGTATCCTTGATGGCATTGGCCTGTATATCAACACACTCCGATCCACCTAGCCACCATGGTCGTGCACTATTGTTTTTCAGCGCAACACCAAGCTCCTGAGCGAGGTCGTCTGTCAAATTGTTCATCTGTACCTTGCTGAGCATATCGAGTAGCGGTTTAGCACCACGACTGCTTGCGATCTTGCGACCAGCTGCATTCCTGATATCGTCGGTTGCTGGTATATTGCCGACAGCGTTGCCACCAATGAGACTTACTGTGTCGGCATCGCTCACGTTGCTGCCGTTGAGGATAGCGGTGGCATTCTTGACTGATTCCTCATAGGCAGCACTCACCGTTTGAGCGGCAGCGGCAGCGGCGCGCCGCGACCCAAGGTCATCACTCATACCTGGAATTGATGCATAGTAAGCGTCCTCAATACCACCAGCAGCTGATCGAAGTGCTGCGCCGGTATTGTCATCACGCATGGCGCGGGCGAACTGATCATTAAGGACACGATCGATACCGCTCTTGCGCAAACCTTGAACCGCTAGAGTTTGATGTGAATCGCGTGCTCGTTGTACAGCCTCTTGGACTGCGGTATTATCGGCAACATTTTCTGGCAATTCCCCATGTCCAGTCTGAAGCGCCGTAAAGCGATTGTCGAGCACCTGCTTCTCAGCATCAACCATCTGACGAATGGACCGTGATTGGAAATCCTGAACGATGGCCGCCTGATTGGTGCTTTGATGTGCGTTCCATGCTGACTGTAGTCTTCCTTCGGCGATATTTTTATCTTCTCCAACAGAGCGCCTAAACTGGTCAAGCTTCCTGTAGTTAGCAGTTTCGGTGCGCTGTACGTTTGACTGATTACGCAGCTCCTCTAGCATATCCTTACGGTTTTGCGATGACTGCGCCAGCCTGCGTCGCCACGCCGTTGGGGTGAATTTACTATTTGGACGTTTGTTGAGTTTTTTATGTTTCGTAATCTCACTCTGCTCTTTTGCCCAGTTCTTAGATCGGTCGAATAAGCCCTTACTGCGGTCGTTGACGAGGCCGGTGAATTTGCCAAGGAGTCCGCCGCCCAACTTGATCATTAGTGGTGTCAGGGCGAGTGGCGCGATCTGGACTGCCATACCGAGGATATACATCACTGCCCCGTTCGGGCCTGCGGCGTTTTGCATAATGACTGAGCCTGCCAGCTGCGCTCCACCGAAGGCTGCCGCAAACCCCGGGAAGAATATCAGCATCGTCAAGAAGACGTCCTTCCACTTGTCAAACCACTTCTCCGTACCCGGCAACAAGTAAGCCACAAAAGCCAACGGCGAAATGATAATCAAAATAACGATCAACGCCTGACGGGCGGCCATAATGATAACAACGAGAAGAATAACGAGTCCAATGCCACACAAAAGCGGCACAACAAAAGGAAGTAGCTCGGCTCGCATATGGAGCCCCGCAGCCAACGCCGCACCGCCAGCGGCACCTCCCAAAATCTGGAAGGTGACCTCTTGCCAGGTCATTGGTTCAGACGCTGGCGCAGATCCACCTAGGGTGGCGACTGTGTTACGAATATTCATGAACATGTCCTGGAGCGCACTTCCGGCGATGTTTGACAGGTCAAGGAGGATGGCGCAGACGTGGAACGACAAATTAACCAGTATCGCCGCGACAATCAACCGAGGCAACATCTTTTTGATGCCATAATTGGAGATGCCCATAGAAGTAACTTGTGAATAAATAATGACTATGAACATGACGATAAAGATACTGTTGGCGATGTTGCGAACGATGTTCCAGGCCAGAAAGATACCGCTAGTCTGATTACCCGTCTGAAGCGGCGGCACCACGAGAAAGCTTTTAAGCACCCCAAACATCCAGTCGATGGAACTAGCTAACCACGCCGAAACGGGACAAAGGATCCAGCCGATGCCGCCAGCAACCTCGCACGAAGATGCGGAGTTTTGGCTCGGTGGGTCAATTGATAGTGTGGTCGATTCTTTCTTTGTGTAAGTGTTTGGCGCAGTGTACGTGAATGTCGTTAGGGACACCGAGGTCATTGATCCGAGGTCGCCTGTTGACGGAAAGTGGACAACCCGAATATCTTGGTTATTGGCCACGGTTTTCTTCGGCATGTAGACCATCTGGTCTGCCCCTAAATCAAGGGCTTTTAGTTTGTCGGCATCAGAAACCCGTTCAAACGTCTCGTTGTCGTAGGATATTTTGCTACTATCCCATTTCGCGTCCGCCGCTAGCGCCTGGCCCGAGGTTACGACCGTACTCAAAAAAATACTGACTAGGAGGCCTGCTGCCAGCAATATAAACCACTGCAACCATCGCATTGATGATCGCTCTCGTGAACGTAACCACTCCATTACCGGTAATGGTAGCATTTTTACAGAGAAAAGTCAATAGTTTTAGCTGGCGGCAGGTGGATTATTGTTTCGATTATCGCGGTTACTTTGATTATCTGGCAGTGCTGAAGGTGGGGATTGCGGTGGAGCTGGCCCTCTGCCTGTTCCGGCGACGAATGTTCTCCCCGTCGGGGTGTCTGACGGGACTGCCTCGGTGATATTGTTAATTTCTACCGTAGAATTAATCGCATTTTTGACGTCATCTGCTGTTACGCCGCTCATGTCATGTGGTACCCGCAGCTCCTGGGGTTCGGCTGCTCTATCGCTGTTTCGTATGTTTTCAAGCTCTTTGCGCGCACTACCTGATATCGAGGTATTAATACGTTTATTGTCAAGCACTGAGGCTGCCCTCTCGGCGGAGACACCGACCATTTTATGGTCGCCCTTGGTGAATTCAGTTTCACCAGCGATCTTAATTGCACTGGATGTCTGTCGTGCCAATTTTTCATCACTTAATCCGCTGACTCCCTTGGCGGTCAGTTCGGCCATTTGTTGCTGGCTAAAGCTGACCGAGGTTGCCCCGTTCTGTTCCATTTGGTCAATGGCCGTTCTACCCATTTCAAACAGGCCGGCATGGTCATCTTTCATTCTGGTGAGGGTTTCCGCCATGCGGCGGTTGCTGATGGTTCCACCACCCTGGAGATACTCGTACATCTGTTCGGCACCGCGCTTACCAGTTGACTCTAATTTCTTAAAGGCAATGTGTTTAAGTATCTCATTGTCTCCAGCACCCCTCAGTGCAGCGGCCGCATCGCCGTTGTACCGATAATCAAGCATACGCTCTGCTGTCTTGCGCTCTTCGTCATCAACCGCATCCTGACCTTCGGCAGCACTGCGAATACCATAATCTCCTCCGAGGAAGCGGTTATTTGCTAAGGCGCTCTCGTTAAATCTTTTGCTGAACCGAGATTTTCGATTTCTCCAGAATTTATCTAGGGCTCCGGTACCCTCCCATGCCCCGGCCCGCATGAGGGCCTTGCGGCGCTGTCGTCGCTGCTTGCGGAATTTTTGCATCTCGCCAAGCCGTGAACTATCATACCTATCTTTTGCCCAGTTTCTGGCGCTGCCACCGAGACTACCGCCAGCGTTGTTGATGTGCTGACCGATCGCCCCAGCAACGTCGATAGCTTTCTTGAGGACACTCCACACGGCGATGAGTGGCAGGACTTTGATTAGCTCACCGACAATCTGCATGACCATATTATCGGCATCTGTAGCTCCCGCTTTAACAATTGATCCTGCCAAGATACCACCGCCGAATAGCAATCCAACGATTGGAAAGACCATGAGTAGCCCCACAAAGGTTGAGCGCCATTTACTAAAGAATTTTTCGGTATTCGGCAATAGAAAGGCAACAAAAGCCAGCGGTGAGATAACGATAAGGATGACGATGAGTGCCTTGCGGGCGATCAATAGGGCGGCAATAGTCACCATTACGACCAGTCCGGAAACAAGCGCTCCGATTAGAACCGCAAGAGCGAGAACTGCGGCCGTAGCCCCAGCGAGGACAGTTAATGCTATGCCTCCCCAGGTTTCGCCTCCCTGTCCTGACTTTAGGACACTATTAGCAGCACTAATACCGTCACCGATACCACCCAGGCCTGCTCGCAGGCCGTAGCCAAGGATATTAGATAAGTCAACGGCAATTTGACAGATGTAAATTGATAAGTTCACCAAGATTGCGGCGATGATGAGCCGTGGCAGCATCTTTTTGATGCCGTAGTTTGAGATGCCAAAGCCAGTGAGCTGTGAGATGATGATTGCTAAGAACATAATGATAAACGCACCATTGGCAATGTTGCGCATGATCCCCCAGGCTGCCTGTACCTCACCTCCAGAAGCAAGGCCTGGCTCAATCTTTAGGAAGTTGTCGGCGATCATGGCGAAAGCCGCGTCTGCTATACGTGCCATAAAATTAATCACCGGGCAGACGAGCCAGCCGAGTTCCTTAACGGCGCAGTCGGGTCTGTCGTCATTACCATTATCGCTTTGACCGGATGGGGTGTCGGCGGTTATATTAGAAAGAGAGCTTTTTATGTCGTCTTCAGAATACCCTGATTGTTTTTTCAGACAATCAACATATTCACTAGAGTTTGCCACGTTGCCACTTGATGGCATCTTATCCTTACAGGCGTTCATCCAGCCATCAACCTGGCTTTCGCAAATTTGTTGTGCAGGCCCTCCGCCTCGTGACTGGACACACCTCTTTATGAGGGCGCTACGGATAGCCTTACGGGTACTTTCAGTAGAGTCGGTTTTTGCTGATTTTGCGGCTGCTTCAGCGTTGTTTGATGCCCACTGTGCAATCTCCGCACATGACATCTCTGTTTTTGCACCACCAGAAGGACCATAAGGCGAGTCAGCTCCATGAAACATACGAACTCTTTTACCTGCATCCGGGAGATAAAAATATCCATAAGCTGCCGTACTGTCAGTTAAAGCAACCGCTATTTTTTTATTGCGCTGATCGGCCTTTATGTCATTACTTGCGGCGTCATCCCCGCTATCATATCCTCGCCACTCGGCCTTACAACCAGCGTTTTGGGCCGACAAGAGTGCTGCCATCGCCGTGGAATAATTAACCAATGCCGAGTCGAATTTTAGGCTTTTACCAGCCTTTTTTTCAAGAACCTGAATTGCGTACGTGCCCCTGTCCCTTGGTATATTCCACCTACCACCGCTGTACTCGCCCTTGGTTATATTGCTAATACAGTCAAGGCCGGCGTCATCTCGCCACTCACCCTTTAGCGCGCAGAACATGTCGGTAAAAGAACTGTAGCCAAATGTATCTCGTGTGGCGGACACTAGTTCTTTACAGCTAAACTGCCCATCGTCACCGTCAGCAACTGGACCGACGGTAGTGACAGTAGTGAAGCTGCCGCCCCAATCGCCGCTGGCGATTCTTGCTGGAGTGAGTCCGCCATCAAATCCTTGACGATGACTAATACAGTTGCTCATGGCCAACGCGAGAGAGCGCTGTTTGACTTGAGTGAGGTATGGCGAATAATCAAGGCGCGCCCGAGCCGCGTTAGCGGTCGGCGACAGCGCGAAAAACGTCATGAGCATCGGAACGACCAATAGTGCGGCAAGTCCGATTAGAATGGCGCGAATACGTTTATGCGAGGTTTTCTTTTGCGCAAGCATTATGTGTAATATAGTATCATGCTTATGCTATAATTTCAAAAGAGAAACCCCGAGTGGCCTCTCTTTTGAGGTATTATTTATTGTGGCGATACGGCCATGCCTTTTAATTAATCAAGAGTAGACTTAAGATCGCTAACCTCGTTATCAACGATTCGCCACAATCCATTGTCTATTACAACCCTCCAGGCCATACCAAGAATTGTGCCGGTGGTTTCTGCCTCGGTAAAAATCTGGAGCCCTTCCGTTGGTAGTGATTTGCCAGTCTTTGTATCCACAACGGGTTTGGCACTACAAAACCTTGGCTTAAGGATCGGAAACATATTTGAGCCGGGCACCTTATGTTTGTAGCTCGATTTTTCTTTCTCGTCCTTAGCTTCTAGAAGTGTCGCTATGGCCTTTTTGCCGTCGTACTCTGGGCCTGGTATCTTTCCATTGCGCAACATATCGTTTAGGACGGATATTCTTAACTCAGGATTGCCATAGATTGCCGCAGATGCTACATATCTTGCAAAGTTAGGGTCCCACGGACCAACATCGAAAGCCGCGACCACAGGAAGAAATAGCTTGCCCGCGACCTCTTCGGGGGAATCTGTTGGTGATGCGGGTATTCCGTAAAATTCACCAGGTTTAACCCCCGTTGATGGATTATATAAACTATTGTTTGGGTTATGTATGATTCCCCACGCCTCTGCAAGAAGAAGCTCTTCCCTACATGGTAACAAGCGCTCTTCGTCCGTAAGTCTAGCAAACCCTTCGGGGGTTATGTCCGCATACTTTTTTCTAACTTGCTCATATCTTTTCTCGGCCAAGTCTTTTGGATCAACAGTCTCAGTCGGTGATGGTGAGGCGGATGGTGACTCTGATGGTGAGGCGCTTTGTGTAGAGTAATCTGGGGGAACGGCTATCCGATCTCTTTCGCCACAACCGGCAAGCAGCATAGTTGCTCCGCCAACCAGTCCGGCTAGTATCCCGCGACGAGTTAATTTATCTGAACTACTTGGGTCATAGCTCTCATGTGAACGTGCCATAACGCTTGGAGTCCTTTCTCTGGCCGGTGGCCAGTCATAGAGTAGTTTTAATCCACCTCAGAGTAGATAATGAAACTCTGAATAGCATCATTGTAACACATTCTGTAAATTTAGCAATACCCTAACGGCAATAAAGTAAACAAAAACAGCCCTTAACTCTACAAAGAAATGGGCTGCTCGGCAACAATATTCTGATTCTGGCGCGCCCGACCGGATTCGAACCGGCGATCTCCTCCGTGACAGGGAGGCGTGATAGGCCAACTTCACTACGGGCGCATAACTTTTCGTATGATAGCAAACTTTTATGGCTTTTTCAAGAAATCGTTTGCATTTTTCCCGCCACTATTTTACAATTTAGGGTAAGAGATTCGTATATGACAAAAAGAAATATTTTTATCATCGCCATCTTTCTCGCAACCATTATCTGTGGCGTCGTGCTGTCTGGTATGTCTGCGTTCGCTGATATTGAATGCGGCGGCACAAAGACCTCAATCATTAACTGTGGCGGTGCGACTGGCGATACTGCTATTCTCGGTATCATCAAAATGGTTATCCAGATCATGACTGCTGGTATCGGCATCTTGGCGGTCGGTACGGTGATATACGGCGGTATTCTCTATTCTGCATCTGGCGGTAGTCCGGACAATATCAAAAAGGCCAAAGAGCTCTGGGTCAATACCGCCATCGGCCTCATCATATTCGCGTTTTTTGTAGCTATCACCAACTTCCTGATCCCTGGGGGGGTGTTCTGATGAAGCACATTGTGATCGCGCTGGGGCTGATGATCGCGGGGTCGCTGATGCTGTCGGTGGTTCAGGCAACGCCGGCCAGCGCGGCCTGTGGCGGTAACATCTTGACGCTCAAGCCGTGGTATGACGGGCTGACCAAGTCGGATTGTAATCTCAAAGCGATTGTCGATAATAACGATAAGCGCGCCCAAAACGACCCGGGTAATTACGCCACGCTCAACGGCTTTATCTGGCGGGCGATACTGAATGTTGTCGAGGATCTGTTGCAGCTGGCGGGCTTTGTGACGGTCGGCTTTGTGATATACGGCGGCTTTTTGTACTTGACGAGCAATGGTGAGCCGGGACAGATGGCCAATGGCATGAAAACGGTGATTAATGCGGCGATCGGCCTAGTGATCGCTATCGCCTCGGTGGCGCTGGTGAATGTCGTAGCTGACGGATTGGGGTTGCCGCGATCATGATGCGATTTGTAGCCGGTGTATTGGGGTCGCCAGATTCGCTGGGTATTCCGACGAACAGTGCCTCGGCGGATGCACTGGGTAACATTCTCAATACGGTGTATTTCTTTGCCGGGGCGATCGCGATTTTGATGTTGGTGCTGGCCGGTATCAATTATGCTAATTCGGGCGGCGACACCAACAAGCTTACCAAGGCGAAAAACACCATTCTCGGTACCGTTATCGGCATCATTATCATCCTCTCCGCATTTCTCATTACTAACTTTGTCATTAGTGGCATGAAAGGATCGGCAATATGAAAAAACTCGTAGTCATTATCGGCATGATAGCGGCGCTTATTGTCCCGTTGGTAGTCGCCTCAAGTGTATCCGCCCAGAGTGTCGATATTTACGGCGCCTGCTCGGGCTCCAGTGGTGAAGTCTGTAAAAACCGTGGCGCAACGGTGCAGCCACTGTTCAAGAACCTCATCAATGCTATCTTGCTCATCCTCGGCGCCATCTCTGTCATCATGATCATCATCGGTGGCTTTCAGTATGTAACCTCGGCCGGCGACTCTAACAAGGTCAAAACCGCCAAATCGACCATCATGTACGCGGTGATCGGTGTCGCCGTCGCGCTTCTATCGTATGCTATCGTTGACTTTGTGTTTGGCAAAATATAAGAAAAAAGGAGAAATGTATGAAACGATATAGAAAAACCCTCGTAGCCGCCGTTTTGTCAGTAGCGGTTGCTGCCGTGGCCGTCGTCATGCCGATCGCCCTGCCGTCCGCGTCGGCCCAATTTAAGAGCGGTTTGGACGCAGCTCGAACACAGGAGATGAGCACGAAGCCTATCGGTACAACCATTGGCGAGGTGGTTAATATCTTTCTTTACTTTGTCGGTGCGGTGGCGGTTATCGTTGTGATCTGGGGCGGTTTTCAGTACATTACCTCGTCAGGCGATAGCCAGAAAGCGACCACTGCTAAAAACACCATCATGTACGCGGTGATCGGTATCGTTGTGGTGGTCATGTCGTACGCTATCGTTAACTGGGTCTTTGGCTTGTTTAAGTAGCTAAATGATGATAGAATAACAGCTGAAACTATATTAACTGGTAAACAAGGAATCAAGAATGAACAAATTAAAACTCATCGTTGTTGGTATTGTGGCTACGCTAGCGTTGGCGTTCGCGACAGTACCAGTGGCCCAGGCACAATACAACCTGGACAAGGGCATCAGCGACTCAAAGGGTGATCGGGTTGCCGAGAAGGTTGACGATCCACAGCAACTAGTCAAGGGTATTGTCAACGGTATTCTCTACTTCGTCGGTATCTTGTCGGTGATTATGTTGATCTGGGGCGGTATCCTTTACACGACTTCATCTGGTGACTCGAATAAGGTGACCACTGCTAAAAACACCATCATGTACGCGGTGATTGGTCTGGTGGTGGCGATCTTTGCCTATGCGATCGTTAACTTTGTTCTCACAACGTCGCGCGGTGTAAGTTCATAAGACCGCGTCCTGTCTACGACAAATTCACCCTCGTTTATGGCGAGGGTGTTTTATTCTGGTTGTCTGGCGGCGTCAAACACTATGACGTCAACGGGTCTGGCGAAGGACTACAAGACTTGGATCTTCTTGGCACGTTCTTGTTTAATTTTCTCAAAAGTGATGGTGAGCACGCCGTCTTTGAGTTCGGCCTTGACGCCTTCTTCGTTGACCGCGACGGGCAGCGCCAGGGTACGACTAAATTCGCCCCAGTAGCATTCTTGGATATGCCAGTTCTTGACATCGGTCTCGTCGCCGCTTGATAGGGTGCCGCTGATCGTGAGGATGCCGTCCGAGATGCTGACATCTAGGTCGTTACGATCAACACCAGCCGTCCGGGCTTTGATAATAAGTTCGGTTTCTGATTCAAATACATCGACTGCCAGCTGCCCCATCAAATCATCGGCCTCATCCTCCCAATCATCATCAGGGGTGGGCGCTGCGGTAGCCGGTGCTGCTGCGGGTGCGGCTGGTTGCGGCGCGTCATTAGCCAGATCATCATTCAAGAAAGCTGCAGTTAGCTCATCCTCAATTAACAAATCGTCATTTTTGCGTGCCATGTTTCCTCCGCCTTTATAGGCTGATTGACAATATCATCTATTAGTATAACGGTTATGTGCGCTATAATCAAGAGTGAAAGGCGAAAAAGCGAAAAATGCCTATTGATACGCTATTATCATATATCGCGCCACATTATTGTTATGGTTGTGGTGCAACTGGCTCGCTTTTGTGTCGGTCGTGTCTTGAGGCGGTAAAGCGGCATCATTGTCAGGTCTGCGTTATTTGTGGACAGCCGTGCGCTAATGGCAATGCCTGTCGGCGACATGCCCTGCCCTACGAGGCGCTCGACTGTGTGCTGTGGCGGCGAGGTGCGGTGGCGCGGCTGATTGATGATTATAAGTTTCACCGCGTACGTGCCGCCAGTGGGGTGTTGGCTAGGCTCCTAGACGAACTGCTCCCAGAATACGAGGTCTCGACGGTGGTTGTACCGGTGCCGACGGCCCCTGCCAATATTCGTAAGCGCGGTTATGATCATATGTTGCTGGTTGCTCGGCAGTTTGCTCGGCGGCGGGGATTGAGAGTCGAGCGACCCTTGGTCAGACAGACGAATGTGACGCAGCATTATGCTCGCTCGGCGGCTGAGCGTCGAAAGCAGGCGCAGCAGTTTTTCCGCGCATGTGGCGTTCGGGCCGATGTTCCCTATCTGATTTTGGATGATATTTTTACCACTGGCTCAACGATTACAGCGGCAGCCCAAACGCTACGAGCGGCTGGTGCGCGGGACATTCGCGTGGGGATTGTCGCTCGCCAGGGGAACGATAAAAAGGCTACTGTAAAAACGTCGCCACATCCTAGTCGTGATGATACGCACCGCCCCGAGCGATCTCTTGGGCGCGGTACAGCTGCTCGGCGAGAATGAGCCGTACCAACTGGTGTGGAAACACCAGGCGTGATAGCGACCAAACGATGTCGGCTCGCCGGTGAAGCGTCTCGGTGACGCCATAGGCCCCGCCAATGATGATAACGATGTGCTGATCGGTGTGATCAAGAATGAGCCGCGATAGCTCCGGTGAGCTCAGGTTGCGGCCGCGCTCGTCGAGGAGGATGATGAAATCGTGCGGCTTGAGGCGAGACATCAGGCGCTCTGACTCATCCTGGCGCGCTCTGTCGCCGATTTGGCCGGAATGTGGGATTGTGATGATCATTTCTGCGACGAATGGCGCTCTGAGGCGCTCTAAAAAGCGCTTAATGCCTGGTTCCACCCAGGGCTCGTGCCGCTTGCCGATGGTGAGAATGGTGATTTTCACGTGCGGGCTTTCGGCGGGGCGTTATTATCATGTAAGATGGCTTCGGCGGTTGCCTTGGCGATTTGGTGATGGATATAAGCGGTCGGATGGCCCACGTCGTCACCTCCAGTTACCACACCAAGACCAAACGTGGCGCAAGCATCGACGTTCTTTGGCGGCTCGACCAAGGTGATGCGCGGTTCGTGCATGCTGGCGACAACGTCGCGGATAGCTTGATTGACCGTCTCGATAAAGCTGGCGACAAAGTGATCGGTATCGTTATTGATAATCGTTGGACAGATGTCGCGTGGCTGGATGGGCGTGGTATAGAGGTTGATGTATAGCTGGGCGTTGGGGGCATGTTCAAGGATGGCGCGGTAGGCTTGCTCGAGCGACTGACGATATTCGTCTGAGTACAGTCGGCGAAAGACATCGATATACATCTCGCTGCGCGTGTCACACCGTTCGTGCAGGCAGGCGTCGAACACCGCGTTAAGGTCAATCATATTGGCGCCAAGCGACAGTGTGACAATATCAGTTTCGGGGCTAAGGGCGTTGATTTGCGGCGGCTGGTCGTCAAACTGCTGGCCGGAGATATGCTCTGGCCCGGCGCCACGGCAGGCCACGAGGGTAATGTTATCTGAAGGAATGCCAGACGCTTCGAGTCGCCGCGCGTAAGCTTCGGGTGAGCGCCGGCACTCTGTTGTTGTGTCGTCGTAACCCCCCAGCCCTGCCCCGCTGGCGACCGAATCACCCATGCCGACGACGTAGGTGTGCCTGGCCTGCTCGGGCGAGATGTTTGGGCGGCTGGACGCTGATAGCGCTAATGAAGCGAGGGCCGCTATCGTAGCGACCCCCCGTTTGGCCAATGTTTCTAATCTTTCTCTCATGATGTCGTGTCTGGCGGAAGGGGAGGGATTCGAACCCTCGGTACGTGTTACCGCACGCCGGTTTTCAAGACCGGTACCTTCAACCACTCGGTCACCCTTCCAATTAATCGTAGCGACTGGATTCTGGCGGAGAGAGAGGGATTCGAACCCTCGATGGGTTGCCCCATACCGCTTTTCGAGAGCGGCCAGTTCAACCACTCCTGCACCTCTCCAAATAAAAATGGTACACCCGGCACGATTCGAACGTACGACCTTTGGCTCCGCAAGCCAACGCTCTATCCAGCTGAGCTACGGGTGCATACAGCCTTTCGGAAATCCGATTGGCTATAACAAAAATATAAAGAACTTTCAATGCCAGCGGCAATGAACTTTTGTATTCTAGCACACCTGTTAACTCGGGGCAAGCTATAGCCTGATGATCCGAATGAGCTTCTCCAGTGCATCTGGCGCGATTTCTTGCATCGGTAGTCGTGCCCCCAGCATGTCGACGATGGTCTCGCCCTCGGCCTCAGAAAAATAGATGGTCAGTGCCGGTGAGAACCGCTTGACCGGCAGTAAAATTGCCGAGTGCTGATC is drawn from Candidatus Saccharibacteria bacterium oral taxon 488 and contains these coding sequences:
- a CDS encoding Hsp20/alpha crystallin family protein codes for the protein MARKNDDLLIEDELTAAFLNDDLANDAPQPAAPAAAPATAAPTPDDDWEDEADDLMGQLAVDVFESETELIIKARTAGVDRNDLDVSISDGILTISGTLSSGDETDVKNWHIQECYWGEFSRTLALPVAVNEEGVKAELKDGVLTITFEKIKQERAKKIQVL
- a CDS encoding ComF family protein; the protein is MPIDTLLSYIAPHYCYGCGATGSLLCRSCLEAVKRHHCQVCVICGQPCANGNACRRHALPYEALDCVLWRRGAVARLIDDYKFHRVRAASGVLARLLDELLPEYEVSTVVVPVPTAPANIRKRGYDHMLLVARQFARRRGLRVERPLVRQTNVTQHYARSAAERRKQAQQFFRACGVRADVPYLILDDIFTTGSTITAAAQTLRAAGARDIRVGIVARQGNDKKATVKTSPHPSRDDTHRPERSLGRGTAARRE
- a CDS encoding 23S rRNA (pseudouridine(1915)-N(3))-methyltransferase RlmH, producing the protein MKITILTIGKRHEPWVEPGIKRFLERLRAPFVAEMIITIPHSGQIGDRARQDESERLMSRLKPHDFIILLDERGRNLSSPELSRLILDHTDQHIVIIIGGAYGVTETLHRRADIVWSLSRLVFPHQLVRLILAEQLYRAQEIARGGAYHHD